From the Toxoplasma gondii ME49 chromosome VIIa, whole genome shotgun sequence genome, one window contains:
- a CDS encoding PHD-finger domain-containing protein (encoded by transcript TGME49_206330), whose protein sequence is MAGPRQSLSSSKPAAKKRMTKSYVMTEVFPEVVQLSRLQLDQACAVCLGEFQEDNCAEEDETSPGTTAAKPSTHVIDISESPAVSVDPSPPAASSSSPPYVRRRRLSRMKPSALSSRDSPASSRQSLLPLGLISCCSHVFHHVCIEKWCTRENSCPQCKCRFSWLASYSRTGEREAVTRVRKLDQVAAYTEHDTMAASHFLGTLHRDWMCPACGQTVRQDDRDFLVCEEQSCGERYHRACCLLSPEHADISLPWICVDCRESGRPCIDCEGRRMPRQYITEDGFFLAHRRRQPRRQGRQGGSVASRRDRRSRSAARRSRVLRDHGDSEFLDDLEATNTLAREEPQSSQARRDENPADSSAAAAPNSPCQEPQSETNSRDASVVTAEELRGAGQEQDVSRSNRKTYCEGELVRGSQRAQTSDTNVTSVHWLEDILNWGDAVVGGQKRGSSCSFPSSFSSSSSFSLPLPSSSSSSSASSPFSSSASSASSSSSSVSPLPSSSSFSHDSGGTASSSSSASASCPSAAQGESFEPRRSFMLEQHLTRLAALASEYSVSQLSRGNSQNTASKPAASTATSPNEANDDEAVGSESVSDKNGETGPVEEGSGLPRRLEPRRRIPINTEMLSSGAFRPRRQLEFPGPSSVLLARRKQFDSKTERRRGVARNSFFSTTRDTSAGSISFDPRRPSNSTHVSESIQSGAVIEKMVQPESRTPANSGQVSAARLCFMDTVFGLSGGACGISRSPPLSAAPGVHIAGPGVCPSSSSASCSGSSPISSSTATRSFVSIYVRNAHASRVPPPCVGITEVGCKSAAAAVRRDDAFASARQTGPNYFEGVLIRKQKRHAADVACWNSGKGQALASATEEDKDSDFSHASRLSANREEHSVQDSRPRRHVDTDACVYNSVAAGVDCPGVIRWERLPAKLSKPVLLSEGEAAPAAATRGRGERQRKRAREDREALEDSASGHEHFGGIPAQRGRKTIRPSSELINIVRHILKPQLQALSWSCYEAFRLEFKARCRKICHELTDKFASSMPAGGTHAARNYWKEREHIIRDVVSKTFARCAVGDSRASSREVV, encoded by the exons ATGGCGGGTCCACGGCAGTCTCTTTCGAGCAGCAAGCCTGCGGCTAAGAAACGCATGACGAAGAGCTATGTGATGACGGAAGTTTTTCCCGAGGTGGTGCAACTTTCTCGGCTGCAGCTCGACCAAGCGTGTGCCGTCTGTCTCGGGGAATTCCAAGAGGACAATTGcgcggaagaggacgagactAGCCCCGGCACCACTGCTGCGAAACCTTCTACTCACGTGATCGACATTTCGGAGAGTCCTGCCGTATCTGTCGATCCTTCTCCCCCAGCAGCTTCCTCATCCTCGCCACCGTATGTTCGGAGACGACGTTTATCTCGGATGAAACCTTCTGCCCTTTCTTCGCGCGACTCACCGGCATCTTCCAGGcagtcgcttctccctctcggcTTGATCTCCTGCTGCTCGCACGTGTTTCACCATGTCTGCATCGAAAAATGGTGCACCAGGGAGAATTCTTGTCCCCAGTGCAAATGCAGGTTCTCCTGGTTGGCCTCCTACTCTCGTACGGGAGAGCGGGAGGCTGTCACGCGAGTTCGGAAACTGGATCAAGTGGCTGCGTATACCGAGCACGACACTATGGCTGCCTCGCATTTTTTGGGAACCCTGCACCGAGACTGGATGTGCCCTGCATGTGGCCAGACCGTACGCCAAGACGATCGCGACTTCCTCGTGTGTGAGGAGCAGTCTTGCGGTGAGCGCTATCACCGCGCGTGTTGCCTGTTGTCTCCGGAGCACGCGGACATAAGCCTTCCCTGGATCTGTGTCGACTGTCGGGAGTCCGGGCGCCCCTGCATAGACTGTGAAGGCAGGCGAATGCCCCGCCAGTACATCACGGAGGACGGCTTTTTTCTGGCgcacagacggagacagccaCGCAGACAAGGAAGGCAGGGCGGTTCTGTGGCAAGCCGCCGAGACCGTCGAAGTCGCTCCGCCGCCAGGCGGTCCCGTGTCCTCAGGGACCATGGTGACAGCGAGTTCTTAGACGACCTAGAGGCCACGAATACGCTagcgcgagaagaaccgCAGAGCTCGCAAGCGCGTCGTGATGAGAATCCCGCCGACAGCTCAGCGGCCGCAGCGCCCAATTCTCCATGCCAAGAACCGCAGTCAGAAACGAACAGCAGAGATGCGTCTGTCGTGACGGCAGAGGAACTGAGAG GAGCTGGCCAGGAGCAAGACGTCAGCAGGTCTAATCGGAAGACATATTGCGAAGGGGAACTAGTTCGAGGGAGCCAAAGGGCTCAAACTTCAGATACTAACGTTACGTCGGTCCACTGGCTCGAAGACATTCTTAACTGGGGCGATGCTGTGGTAGGCGGTCAAAAACGGGGATCGAGTTGTTCTTTTCCctcgtcgttttcctcatcgtcttccttttcgttgccgcttccctcctcgtcctcgtcgtcttcagcttcgtcgccgttttcttcctcggcttcctccgcctcgtcttcgtcttcttccgtctcccctcttccgtcttcttcgtctttctcgcatGACTCTGGTGGCACCGCATCGTCGTCGTCATCAGCTTCCGCTTCCTGTCCCTCGGCTGCCCAAGGCGAGTCTTTCGAGCCGCGGAGATCTTTCATGCTGGAGCAGCACTTGACGAGGCTTGCAGCACTGGCCTCGGAGTACTCCGTGTCTCAACTCTCCAGAGGTAATTCACAAAATACGGCGAGTAAACCAGCTGCCTCGACAGCAACTTCGCCAAACGAGGCGAATGACGACGAAGCAGTAGGGAGCGAGTCTGTGTCTGACAAAAACGGTGAAACAGGGCCTGTGGAAGAGGGTTCTGGCCTGCCTCGCCGGCTTGAGCCCCGCAGGCGTATTCCCATCAACACGGAAATGCTGTCTTCAGGAGCATTTCGACCTAGACGTCAGCTAGAGTTCCCGGGACCGTCGTCCGTTCTGCTTGCGCGACGAAAGCAGTTCGATTCGAAGACTGAACGGCGTCGTGGCGTGGCACGAAacagttttttctcgaccACACGAGACACTTCGGCAGGCTCCATTTCCTTTGATCCACGACGCCCCTCAAATTCTACCCATGTCTCAGAAAGCATCCAATCAGGAGCCGTTATTGAGAAAATGGTGCAGCCAGAGTCACGGACTCCAGCGAACTCCGGTCAGGTGTCGGCAGCTAGACTCTGTTTCATGGATACGGTTTTTGGTCTCAGTGGCGGAGCATGTGGCATTTCTAGGTCACCTCCATTATCAGCGGCTCCCGGCGTTCACATCGCTGGGCCTGGCGTTTGTCCCTCCTCTTCGAGTGCATCTTGCAGTGGTTCTTCACcgatctcttcttcgactgcgACCAGGTCGTTTGTTTCGATTTACGTGAGGAACGCACATGCATCGCGGGTGCCGCCTCCATGTGTCGGCATCACGGAAGTGGGGTGCAAAagcgctgcagctgccgtCAGAAGGGACGACGCATTCGCGTCTGCTCGTCAAACAGGCCCGAACTACTTCGAAGGCGTTTTAATTCGCAAACAGAAGCGGCACGCAGCGGACGTCGCCTGTTGGAATTCAGGAAAGGGGCAAGCACTCGCTTCTGctacagaagaagacaaagacagtGATTTCTCTCATGCAAGTCGTCTCAGTGCCAACAGAGAGGAACATTCTGTCCAGGACTCGCGTCCGAGGCGCCATGTAGATACCGACGCGTGTGTCTACAACAGTGTTGCTGCCGGCGTCGACTGTCCAG GAGTCATACGCTGGGAGAGACTACCAGCGAAGTTGTCCAAGCCCGTATTGCTTTCTGAGGGAGAGGCTGCACCGGCTGCTGCCACACGTGGGCGAGGTGAAAGACAGCGGAAGCGAGCCCGTGAAGATAGAGAAGCGCTCGAGGACAGTGCAAGCGGCCACGAGCACTTTGGCGGCATTCCTGCACAGCGTGGGCGGAAAACGATTCGGCCGTCGTCCGAGCTA ATTAACATCGTGAGACACATTTTGAAGCCTCAGCTACAAGCTCTGAGCTGGTCATGTTATGAGGCTTTCCGACTGGAATTCAAGGCAAGGTGTCGGAAGATCTGTCACGAGCTCACCGATAAGTTTGCGTCCAGTATGCCAGCAGGCGGCACACATGCAGCTCGCAACTACTGGAAAGAGCGCGAGCATATCATTCGGGACGTTGTTTCCAAAACATTCGCCCGTTGTGCTGTCGGGGACAGTAGGGCGTCAAGCCGAGAGGTGGTCTAG
- a CDS encoding hypothetical protein (encoded by transcript TGME49_206340~Predicted trans-membrane domain (TMHMM2.0):20-43), with the protein MDPRVAHTSGSRLTDRSAMLVSHRRGLVGGGCMVCLPVVLAVISGLLDGSLMGVGRVVAQNSQGLAIPSSQIEAVIRMQSFSTPEEAAADSWKAAGARAPGEIRVVVPEADTDVSVGSVDRVSKDTLAFSRHENAVDIPMSFWDEDTVDDWGDADDDEEVTDFMPSKRSFWSLIMPGFSGLGTRAKY; encoded by the exons ATGGATCCTCGCGTTGCACACACATCTGGTTCCCGTCTTACGGACCGGTCGGCGATGTTGGTCAGCCATAGGAGAGGGCTCGTTGGAGGCGGCTGTATGGTGTGCCTGCCTGTGGTATTAGCTGTTATTTCTGGATTGTTAGACGGGTCGCTAATGGGTGTCGGCCGGGTGGTTGCACAAAACAGCCAAGGTCTCGCAATTCCTAGTTCTCAGATTGAAGCCGTCATCAGGATGCAGAGTTTCAGCACGCcggaagaggcagcagcggaTTCTTGGAAAGCGGCCGGAGCGAGAGCTCCTGGCGAAATTCGGGTTGTTGTGCCGGAAGCTGATACCGATGTGTCGGTCGGCAGCGTTGATAGAGTCTCTAAGGACACACTTGCGTTCTCACGACATGAAA ATGCCGTCGACATCCCTATGTCTTTCTGGGATGAAGATACAGTGGACGATTGGGGAGACGCCGACGATGACGAAGAAGTAACGGACTTCATGCCATCGAAAAGAAGTTTTTGGTCGTTAATTATGCCTGGTTTTAGTGGCCTCGGCACGAGAGCGAAGTACTGA
- a CDS encoding peptidyl-tRNA hydrolase domain-containing protein (encoded by transcript TGME49_206360~Signal peptide predicted by SignalP 2.0 HMM (probability 0.525) with cleavage site probability 0.181 at residue 48) encodes MKAQNFVFLGCVYSASLSRRRGIPTWIDFLYLILVGALCLLARLQSHCSKTPDLGRHASVHSQSPTRLSLLFAPHCSTEQLLPKDPCAPPPLDVWPRVHQRQQLPSTISRSHRYPVEDSSGAPCDGFEAVFFTRKGCRVSSTTTKSLSAPHLRVVPRAEGNLAFFSSCSVPDCFSTGPYLHNVGCLRLSSLSRPQHSCGGWSWLQSPPSCYVSLFRSTSGHTGFVPTLLEGSQPRPPVTSQHHGKSKDFRDVRHSAASGRLLATLDADGLFAAADEEPKVDPLQKLQEEGHLRGSGRMLHSAEASEKSFSSCRGEGLLDRRVWARRLSEFGTNVEEVVEQCVKGGGKGGQKVNKTNSCVVIVHLTRGLVIRCQHSRSQRKNRIMARELLLKKLQESIRQQHQQSRDAEEKQRRRNRQPTEAQKARVRAEKQRHSDRKEQRRRISSFDEEMKQEGTLHPWNKET; translated from the exons ATGAAGGCGCAGAACTTCGTGTTTCTGGGATGCGTATATAGCGCGTCGCTTTCTCGAAGGAGAGGGATACCCACATGGATTGATTTCCTTTATTTGATACTTGTTGGTGctttgtgtcttctcgctcgcttGCAGTCACACTGCTCGAAGACTCCTGATCTTGGAAGACACGCATCTGTTCACAGTCAGTCGCCGACCAGACTTTCTCTACTCTTCGCCCCGCATTGCAGTACTGAACAGCTTTTGCCTAAGGATCCATGTGCACCTCCACCTCTGGATGTGTGGCCCCGTGTGCATCAGCGCCAGCAATTACCTTCCACCATATCACGGAGTCATCGATATCCAGTAGAGGACTCCAGTGGCGCGCCGTGCGACGGATTCGAAGCAGTATTTTTCACGAGAAAGGGGTGTCGAGTATCAAGCACCACTACGAAGTCTCTTTCAGCACCTCATCTACGAGTTGTTCCTCGTGCTGAAGGAaatctcgccttcttttcttcctgtaGCGTGCCTGACTGTTTCTCCACTGGTCCGTATTTACACAACGTAGGATGCTTAAGGTTGAGCTCACTCTCGCGGCCACAGCATTCTTGTGGCGGATGGAGTTGGTTGCAGTCGCCTCCGAGTTGTTACGTGTCACTCTTTCGGAGCACAAGCGGACACACGGGGTTCGTTCCTACCTTGCTAGAGGGGTCTCAACCGAGGCCACCTGTGACATCTCAGCACCACGGCAAGTCGAAGGATTTTCGAGACGTCCGGCATTCCGCAGCAAGCGGACGTCTCTTAGCTACCTTAGATGCTGACGGGCTTTTTGCTGCAGCAGATGAGGAGCCAAAAGTGGACCCTTTGCAGAAGTTACAGGAAGAGGGTCATCTCCGGGGCTCCGGCAGAATGCTCCACTCCGCTGAGGCAAGTGAGAAGTCGTTCAGCAGttgcagaggagaaggcctATTAGACCGCCGTGTCTGGGCCCGAAGGCTTTCTGAATTTGGCACCAATGTCGAAGAAGTTGTCGAGCAATGTGTGAAAGGCGGCGGGAAAGGAGGCCAAAAAGTCAACAAGACAAACAGCTGCGTGGTAATTGTTCACCTGACTCGGGGTCTCGTCATTCGATGCCAGCACAGCAG GtcccagagaaaaaacaggatTATGGCTCGCGAGCTTCTCCTTAAGAAGCTCCAGGAAAGTATCCGTCAACAGCATCAACAAAGCCGTGACGCCGAAGAG aaacagaggcggCGCAACCGCCAACCGACGGAGGCACAAAAGGCCCGCGTGCGGgccgagaagcagcgccattccgacagaaaagaacaacGACGGAGGATTTCCTCATTCGATGA
- a CDS encoding prenyltransferase, UbiA family protein (encoded by transcript TGME49_206310~Predicted trans-membrane domain (TMHMM2.0):380-403:422-445:454-472:483-506:509-532:562-585) encodes MQGAGSRNLLHRCRCRHAWSSDPSRLGGSHYRMRRIGSSFPPVSSPDSGVSVILCAPEVSSTDVGIGSLAYHDRGQLMYISLFSGHMHPKEEASLHCGGDGGSLKGSRRPGGHTCSRHHGHYRAGSEADSGVGRRSGFSTWWHSPSYSDIAVPESHLRKRTQMRAIHTKEHFLRHTGRSAFRTWQLRCTINRSRVFSSQARVCSTPPAVVDSTGARRVTSYASKCEVSGGSFAWPGGSSGFIEGECFSRKVHASDSEQATGEEETHCLASSFGTHQRQAGRPSSTSSPVPLLRAWRFPRECAAYWALSKGRLSVWVALSTLAGYAGGMQALPDFWTGIASGAGSGVGSTGLLLLQEAAVSEASTGAASVLTAVVSGVTAAQLAASVGALFAGVFGSSAAANALNQLYERKLDSLMKRTRHRPVASGYLSPSACATFAALSAAAGVSLLSAHFPNMTAAALAAFNIALYAGVYTPLKTKNPYSTHVGAVVGAIPLLIGWSAAGGSLACLHPWILFGLQYFWQFPHFYMLCWLHRADYQRGGYKMFGVADDQHAVQTKMLCRRYLGALLLTPLVSSTLDVTTWMFVVSSLPANIFIAHSFQRFCSHPEKASGRHFFLHSLWHIMLLLGLAVYHMKPVSPSSPSDCSSKGYCQTSSCAISAEEDVCLDRPGYSYMRMLLATPLTTLCFLYRKVELGVVQLCPMLRRKRCDNQQSKDGEQRCCIPRPPVIAGNEGKGEQLTREGQEPPLAGILGDDRVKEGHLETFNDAGSAKRSRSSRGENIGSKSDSLTSGMSLCPWPIGKGKHTDAESNCQLHVPINGEERQSLLPTYSQKPFMSRGISIEDRNSGGVLHCFNGLFPEYKEANLVERVRCTLSQFCPHEYLFGLQRGCPVSQAASTFLPQFGSGASGSRMTDGVLSSSCREPSERPKPPP; translated from the exons ATGCAGGGAGCTGGCTCGAGGAATCTCCTCCATCGCTGCCGTTGTCGGCATGCATGGTCTTCAGATCCCTCCCGTTTGGGTGGTTCGCATTATCGAATGAGGCGAATAGGCAgttcctttcctcctgtgtcttctccagACTCCGGGGTCTCGGTCATACTGTGTGCGCCGGAAGTTTCGAGTACTGACGTAGGTATCGGGTCACTTGCTTACCATGACCGAGGACAACTAATGTACATATCTCTGTTTAGTGGACACATGCATCCGAAGGAGGAAGCTTCTCTCCATTGTGGGGGAGACGGAGGCAGCTTGAAAGGCTCGAGAAGGCCGGGGGGGCACACCTGCTCCAGGCACCACGGACACTATAGAGCGGGATCCGAAGCTGATAGTGGCGTGGGAAGGCGCTCTGGGTTTTCTACATGGTGGCATTCCCCGTCATACAGCGACATTGCTGTTCCTGAGAGCCATTTACGGAAGCGGACGCAAATGAGAGCGATCCACACGAAGGAGCACTTTCTTCGCCATACTGGGCGTTCCGCCTTTCGAACGTGGCAGTTGCGTTGCACTATAAATCGATCAcgagtcttctcttctcaagCTCGCGTATGCAGTACCCCTCCCGCTGTGGTGGATAGCACAGGCGCCAGACGTGTCACTTCGTATGCTTCTAAGTGCGAGGTCTCAGGAGGTTCCTTCGCGTGGCCTGGCGGTTCGTCAGGATTCATTGAGGGCGAATGCTTTTCAAGAAAGGTGCATGCCTCCGATTCTGAACAGgcaactggagaagaagagacacactgTCTAGCGTCTTCGTTTGGAACCCACCAACGTCAGGCAGGGCGGCCGTCATCTACCAGCAGCCCAGTGCCGCTGCTTCGGGCCTGGCGCTTCCCCAGGGAGTGTGCTGCGTACTGGGCTCTCTCCAAGGGTCGCCTGAGTGTTTGGGTGGCACTTTCTACTCTGGCTGGCTACGCGGGTGGCATGCAGGCTCTACCGGATTTCTGGACGGGTATCGCGTCGGGTGCAGGCAGCGGCGTGGGCTCCACAGGTCTCCTCCTGCTCCAGGAAGCTGCAGTCTCCGAAGCATCGACAGGAGCAGCGAGTGTGTTGACGGCTGTGGTGTCGGGGGTGACAGCGGCGCAACTTGCGGCATCCGTGGGGGCACTGTTCGCTGGTGTCTTTGGAAGTTCTGCTGCGGCGAATGCACTAAATCAGCTCTATGAGAGGAAGTTAGATAGCTTGATGAAGCGGACCCGTCATCG CCCAGTTGCAAGTGGTTACCTCTCACCTTCGGCTTGTGCAACCTTCGCGGCGCTCTCGGCTGCAGCGGGTGTGTCGCTGCTGTCTGCACATTTCCCCAACATGACAGCCGCCGCCTTGGCTGCCTTCAACATTGCCCTCTACGCGGGAGTGTATACACCTCTCAAGACGAAGAATCCATACAGCACTCACGTCGGCGCGGTTGTGGGCGCCATTCCTTTATTGATTGGCTGGAGCGCTGCTGGA GGCTCCCTGGCTTGCTTGCATCCATGGATTCTATTCGGGCTGCAGTACTTTTGGCAGTTTCCGCACTTCTACATGCTCTGCTGGCTTCATCGGGCTGATTACCAGCGAGGCGGATATAAAATGTTCGGTGTTGCAGATGATCAGCACGCTGTCCAAACCAAGATGCTTTGTCGGCGATACTTGGGCGCCCTTCTGCTTACTCCTCTT GTGTCGTCGACCTTGGACGTGACTACGTGGATGttcgttgtttcttctctccctgcaaACATTTTCATTGCGCATTCTTTTCAAAGGTTCTGCTCCCAtccggagaaggcgagcgGGAGGcacttttttctccactctctgtGGCACATCATGCTTTTACTCGGTCTTGCCGTCTACCACATGAAACCAGTATCTCCCTCGTCGCCGTCAGACTGCTCATCGAAAGGATACTGCCAAACTTCAAGCTGCGCAATTTCTGCGGAGGAGGATGTCTGTCTAGATCGGCCGGGTTACTCTTATATGCGAATGCTGCTCGCCACACCACTTACGACTTTGTGCTTTCTCTACAGGAAAGTGGAGTTGGGAGTAGTTCAGCTCTGTCCCATGCTGCGTCGGAAGCGTTGTGACAACCAGCAGTCGAAAGATGGAGAGCAACGATGCTGCATACCGCGGCCCCCCGTGATTGCTGGAAACGAAGGCAAAGGGGAACAGCTGACTAGGGAGGGACAAGAACCTCCTCTAGCAGGAATACTGGGAGATGATCGCGTCAAAGAAGGTCATCTAGAGACGTTCAACGATGCAGGCTCCGCGAAGCGCTCGCGGTCttcaagaggagagaacatAGGAAGTAAATCGGATTCATTGACATCTGGAATGAGCCTGTGTCCCTGGCCCATTGGGAAAGGCAAACACACGGATGCGGAATCGAACTGTCAGTTACATGTGCCAATAAAcggcgaagaaaggcagtCGCTTCTGCCTACCTACTCACAGAAGCCTTTCATGTCACGCGGCATATCTATAGAAGACAGAAACTCAGGCGGAGTTCTTCACTGTTTCAACGGACTGTTTCCTGAGTATAAGGAAGCTAACCTAGTCGAGCGGGTGAGGTGTACCCTATCTCAGTTTTGTCCGCACGAGTACCTATTCGGTCTGCAGAGAGGCTGTCCCGTCAGCCAGGCGGCGTCAACTTTTCTCCCGCAGTTTGGTTCGGGGGCAAGCGGCAGTAGAATGACAGATGGGGTTTTGTCATCAAGCTGTCGGGAACCTTCCGAGCGGCCAAAGCCGCCGCCATGA
- a CDS encoding hypothetical protein (encoded by transcript TGME49_206320~Predicted trans-membrane domain (TMHMM2.0):93-116:182-205) has translation MTSVAVSSHSPKPAPQSQSSVRSPRQSSGSTTLRTTAPSASGNSTSSHDQRGDGSSKGRLTPEDMQTQKDNSGKCHPGGITLHRRGGSHLSMSALVNFLFGLLLSAIVVVTAAGIAHLSLPSNHPLQEYVDFVLDHAPRLGLSRTLEVTPFLTQGVEALREAGHIHAAGYLESVVAWPHTEFAFLCGFAVVALLLATIVLRGLWLYKKEREIEVSPPQHMYCANTMTPEQFADRRFTYQALAQLMKDPEFLKLKAQRAVQGSEAWNWQKRQPEQHEEDEEESEDMGSEEEQESN, from the exons ATGACATCGGTCGCAGTTTCTTCACATTCTCCTAAACCGGCTCCCCAGAGCCAGTCATCTGTTCGATCTCCGCGACAGAGTTCTGGTTCGACGACACTTAGAACTACAGCACCATCAGCATCTGGCAACAGTACTTCGAGTCACGATCAGAGGGGAGACGGTTCGTCCAAGGGGAGACTGACTCCGGAGGACATGCAAACTCAGAAGGACAACAGTGGAAAATGCCATCCTGGGGGAATAACGTTGCATCGCAGAGGAGGGTCGCATTTGTCAATGAGCGCCCTCGTCAACTTTCTGTTCGGTCTTCTCTTGTCCGCAATCGTGGTGGTCACCGCTG CTGGAATCGCTcatctctcccttccttcgaATCACCCGCTGCAGGAGTACGTCGACTTCGTGCTGGATCACGCCCCCCGTTTGGGACTTTCTCGCACTCTTGAGGTG ACGCCCTTTCTGACACAAGGAGTGGAGGCACTCAGAGAGGCCGGTCATATTCACGCGGCAGGCTACCTGGAGAGTGTCGTTGCGTGGCCCCATACGGagttcgcctttctctgcggcttcgcagtcgtcgctcttcttttgGCGACGATAGTCTTACGGGGTCTTTGGCTCtacaagaaggagagagaaatcgagG TGTCGCCGCCCCAGCATATGTATTGCGCGAATACAATGACACCAGAGCAGTTCGCAGATCGGCGATTCACGTACCAGGCGCTTGCTCAGCTCATGAAGGATCCAG AGTTCCTCAAGCTGAAGGCACAACGTGCAGTCCAAGGGAGTGAAGCGTGGAATTGGCAGAAACGGCAGCCTGAGCAACacgaggaggacgaagaagagagcgaggacaTGGGATCtgaagaggagcaggagagcAACTGA
- a CDS encoding ER-retrevial receptor Ter1p, putative (encoded by transcript TGME49_206350~Signal peptide predicted by SignalP 2.0 HMM (probability 0.890) with cleavage site probability 0.556 at residue 17~Predicted trans-membrane domain (TMHMM2.0):3-21:29-52:61-84:90-113:117-140:151-171:180-203), which produces MEVWLFILGYLIHFVASCVLVCKIHQQRTVYGLSIDTQICFLAATLSRCVWYLDTRLVETWLAYLELLCSTLISGVLTYYLWCYRHTNTKNVWAPCQAAVIIPATMLTAFFIHPGRHWWTVQILVAFSIYTEAVGLLPQLWYMRRMLEIEPLTSHYVGLLVLSRVVRLFFWVTLYFQGEHFLGLFLADLLHSVLAADYFVMWCRKLRHGGALIYKI; this is translated from the exons ATGGAAGTCTGGCTGTTTATTTTGGGATATCTCATCCACTTTGTGGCGAGCTGCGTGCTTGTGTGCAAGATTCACCAACAACGCACCGTCTACGGATTGTCAATAGACACCCAGATTTGCTTCCTGGCTGCGACATTGTCGCGATGTGTCTGGTACTTGGACACCCGTCTAGTGGAG ACCTGGCTGGCCTATTTGGAGCTCTTGTGTAGCACGCTTATTTCAGGCGTGCTCACTTACTATTTATGGTGTTACCGTCACACGAACACCAAGAATGTCTGGGCCCCATGCCAAGCAGCCGTCATCATTCCTG CTACCATGCTGACGGCGTTCTTCATCCATCCGGGTCGGCATTGGTGGACGGTCCAGATTCTTGTTGCCTTCTCGATATATACCGAAGCTGTAGGCCTGCTTCCGCAGCTGTGGTATATGCGACGAATGCTGGAG ATCGAGCCTTTGACATCTCACTACGTTGGTCTGCTTGTGCTGTCTCGTGTCGTGAGACTTTTCTTTTGGGTCACCCTTTATTTCCAGG GCGAGCACTTTCTGGGTCTGTTTCTCGCGGATCTTCTTCATAGCGTTCTGGCTGCCGACTACTTCGTTATGTGGTGCCGGAAGCTACGGCACGGTGGAGCACTCATCTACAAGATATAG